In Methylobacterium aquaticum, the following are encoded in one genomic region:
- a CDS encoding TIGR02594 family protein, protein MTIAEIQRALIARGYDLGPGGADGDAGPRTITAVTAFQRSAGLVADGIAGPLTVKALGSVDLTERRAEPEQPAWLALAAHEVGTHEGVGKANNPVVVRYFADAGFSGVKDDATAWCAAFVGAMLKRAGQTPSGSLAARSYETWGVGLKDPALGCIATKKRAGGSWQGHVGLVVGANASTIYLLGGNQGDAVSIAGFKRSEFTSFRWPADMPLPVAMKLPTTIAGARSGVSEA, encoded by the coding sequence ATGACGATCGCTGAGATCCAGCGCGCTCTGATCGCGCGCGGCTATGACCTCGGGCCGGGCGGCGCCGATGGTGACGCCGGCCCCCGTACCATCACAGCCGTGACCGCGTTTCAGCGCTCGGCCGGCCTCGTCGCGGACGGGATCGCCGGGCCGCTCACGGTCAAGGCACTGGGCAGCGTCGATCTTACCGAGCGCCGAGCCGAGCCCGAGCAGCCGGCGTGGCTCGCCCTAGCGGCGCACGAGGTTGGCACTCACGAGGGCGTCGGCAAGGCGAACAATCCGGTTGTGGTCCGGTACTTCGCCGACGCCGGCTTCTCCGGGGTCAAGGACGACGCCACCGCCTGGTGTGCGGCTTTCGTCGGAGCCATGCTGAAGCGGGCGGGTCAGACGCCCTCCGGCAGCCTCGCAGCGCGGTCCTATGAGACATGGGGCGTCGGGCTGAAGGATCCCGCCCTCGGCTGCATCGCCACCAAGAAGCGTGCGGGCGGCTCCTGGCAGGGTCACGTCGGCCTGGTCGTCGGCGCCAACGCCTCGACCATCTACCTGCTCGGCGGGAACCAGGGCGATGCTGTGTCGATCGCTGGGTTCAAGCGGTCCGAGTTCACCTCCTTCCGCTGGCCGGCCGATATGCCGCTGCCGGTGGCGATGAAGCTCCCGACCACGATTGCTGGCGCCCGGTCGGGCGTAAGCGAGGCATGA
- a CDS encoding DUF4326 domain-containing protein — translation MTQPVRLQLSRRKGFDLQAHSRSMNGLPAVNVARPTLFGNPFVHATDTAQAVEAFRRYCRGGTQSFEMGPDGLQFARNVHANGLHYAWPEWLRTVGLPRLAGHNAACWCRAGDPCHADVLLELAAGLSCEAIPEPSHDR, via the coding sequence GTGACTCAGCCTGTCCGCCTCCAACTCTCGCGCCGGAAGGGCTTTGACCTCCAAGCGCACAGCCGATCCATGAACGGGCTGCCGGCTGTCAACGTGGCGCGGCCCACGCTCTTCGGGAACCCGTTCGTCCACGCTACCGACACGGCGCAGGCGGTCGAGGCATTCCGGCGCTACTGCCGCGGTGGGACGCAGAGCTTCGAGATGGGACCGGACGGGCTCCAGTTTGCCCGGAACGTTCACGCGAACGGCCTGCACTACGCCTGGCCCGAGTGGCTGCGCACTGTCGGTCTGCCGCGACTCGCTGGTCATAATGCGGCCTGCTGGTGCCGGGCCGGCGACCCCTGCCATGCCGACGTGCTGCTCGAACTCGCCGCCGGCCTCTCCTGCGAAGCGATCCCGGAGCCCTCCCATGACCGATAG
- a CDS encoding tyrosine-type recombinase/integrase has translation MPEYKLQRFRGGWACSAYEGGKRISRQGLKSRDAASAAAEFARVVAELTRPVDPTVKELWEAYCADKAGRRIAKNMAASGRIVLPFFGHMKPEDITIKVCRAYIAKRSALGRKNGSIRTEMNQLRTALLWAEKARLITKAPAMEMPPASTPKERHLTRAEFDALLSAASTPHLVLYLHLAIATAGRNAAILELTWDRVNFERNLIYLGVKDALRPRKGRATVPMTDTVRAALFAAKEGARTDHVIEWAGEPVKSVRTALGKAAARAKIVGLSPHVLRHSAAVWMAEDGASMSEIATYLGHSDDKITQRVYAKLSPTHLRRASQALEVGRPRLRTVG, from the coding sequence ATGCCAGAGTACAAGCTGCAGCGGTTCCGAGGAGGGTGGGCCTGCTCTGCCTACGAAGGCGGAAAGCGAATTAGCCGCCAGGGACTTAAGAGCCGCGATGCGGCAAGCGCGGCAGCGGAGTTCGCCCGCGTCGTCGCGGAACTGACGCGCCCCGTCGATCCGACTGTGAAGGAACTGTGGGAGGCCTACTGCGCCGACAAGGCCGGACGGCGGATCGCGAAGAACATGGCCGCCTCAGGCCGGATCGTTCTGCCGTTCTTCGGGCACATGAAGCCAGAGGACATCACGATCAAGGTGTGCCGCGCCTACATCGCCAAGCGCAGCGCCTTGGGCCGGAAGAACGGCTCGATCCGCACGGAGATGAACCAACTGCGCACCGCCCTGCTCTGGGCCGAGAAGGCGCGGTTGATCACCAAGGCGCCAGCCATGGAAATGCCGCCGGCCTCGACGCCCAAGGAGCGGCACCTGACCAGGGCGGAATTCGACGCGCTGCTGTCGGCCGCGAGCACGCCGCACCTCGTGCTCTACCTGCACCTCGCCATCGCCACGGCGGGAAGGAACGCAGCCATCCTGGAGCTCACATGGGACCGCGTGAATTTCGAGCGTAACCTGATCTACCTCGGCGTGAAGGATGCCCTGCGGCCAAGGAAGGGGCGAGCGACCGTCCCCATGACGGACACGGTTCGCGCCGCGCTCTTCGCGGCTAAGGAGGGCGCTCGGACCGACCATGTCATCGAGTGGGCAGGCGAGCCGGTGAAGAGCGTTCGGACCGCGCTCGGCAAGGCGGCGGCGCGGGCGAAGATTGTCGGCCTGTCACCGCACGTGCTGCGGCACTCGGCGGCCGTCTGGATGGCGGAGGATGGCGCCTCGATGAGCGAGATCGCGACCTACCTTGGTCACAGCGACGACAAAATCACGCAGAGGGTCTACGCCAAGTTGAGCCCAACGCACCTGCGAAGAGCGTCGCAAGCGCTCGAAGTCGGGCGGCCCCGGCTGCGAACGGTGGGATGA
- a CDS encoding TerB family tellurite resistance protein — protein MPLIARLRAYAAEMFGTPASPPDPEAEQHLAAVTLLVHVARVDGTLAAVERDRLARLLIHRFAPTEAGARALIERAISFDNETRDVAELVELIGRDVPEEERRGLLGLAWAVAAADGQVHEFEDDLVWRVGQLLGFDDAAITATRAVALAGLPAQQVPAR, from the coding sequence ATGCCCCTGATCGCCCGCCTTCGCGCCTATGCCGCCGAAATGTTCGGCACGCCCGCCTCGCCGCCCGACCCGGAGGCGGAGCAGCATCTCGCCGCCGTGACCCTGCTCGTCCACGTCGCGCGGGTCGACGGCACGCTCGCGGCGGTGGAGCGCGACCGGCTCGCGCGCCTGCTGATCCACCGCTTCGCGCCCACCGAGGCGGGGGCGCGGGCGCTGATCGAGCGGGCGATCAGCTTCGACAACGAGACCCGCGACGTGGCCGAGCTCGTCGAGCTGATCGGCCGCGACGTGCCGGAGGAGGAACGGCGCGGCCTCCTCGGCCTCGCCTGGGCGGTCGCCGCCGCCGACGGGCAGGTGCATGAATTCGAGGACGACCTCGTCTGGCGCGTCGGCCAGCTCCTCGGCTTCGACGATGCCGCGATCACCGCCACGCGGGCGGTCGCCCTGGCGGGGCTGCCGGCGCAGCAGGTGCCGGCCCGGTGA
- a CDS encoding glutamine amidotransferase, giving the protein MVSSVVMPEPGRRPVLLVLHQEQSTPGRLGRLLQERGYPLDIRRPRFGDPLPETMRDHAGAVIFGGPMSANDPDAFVRREIDWIEVPLREERPFLGLCLGAQMLAKCLGATVCAHPKGRAEIGYYPLLPTEAGRDFAGEIGQPWPSHVYHWHREGFTCPSGADTLATGDDFPTQAIRVGPSAFGLQFHPEVTHAMICCWTVRAAERLRLPGAQDRARQIEGRFMHDGRVVAWLDAFLDHWLAGTGSPQAAS; this is encoded by the coding sequence ATGGTGAGTTCCGTCGTGATGCCGGAGCCCGGACGCCGGCCCGTGCTGCTGGTCCTGCACCAGGAGCAATCCACCCCCGGCCGCCTCGGCCGGCTGCTCCAGGAGCGCGGCTACCCCCTCGACATCCGCCGCCCCCGCTTCGGCGACCCGCTGCCGGAGACGATGCGGGACCATGCCGGCGCGGTGATCTTCGGCGGGCCGATGAGCGCCAACGACCCCGACGCCTTCGTGCGCCGGGAGATCGACTGGATCGAGGTGCCCCTGCGCGAGGAGCGCCCGTTCCTCGGCCTGTGCCTCGGCGCGCAGATGCTGGCGAAGTGCCTCGGCGCCACGGTCTGCGCCCATCCCAAGGGGCGGGCCGAGATCGGCTACTATCCCCTGCTGCCGACCGAGGCGGGGCGCGACTTCGCCGGCGAGATCGGCCAGCCCTGGCCGTCCCACGTCTATCACTGGCACCGGGAGGGCTTCACCTGCCCGTCCGGCGCCGACACGCTCGCCACCGGCGACGATTTTCCGACCCAGGCGATCCGGGTCGGGCCGTCGGCCTTCGGCCTGCAGTTCCACCCCGAGGTCACCCACGCGATGATCTGCTGCTGGACCGTGCGGGCCGCCGAGCGCCTGCGCCTGCCCGGCGCGCAGGACCGGGCGCGGCAGATCGAGGGCCGGTTCATGCATGACGGCCGCGTGGTGGCCTGGCTCGACGCCTTCCTCGACCACTGGCTCGCCGGGACGGGGAGCCCGCAGGCCGCATCATGA
- a CDS encoding CidA/LrgA family protein: MILSLTLLLLCQLAGEILARAFALPVPGPVVGMALLLAVLALRDRRPGGLPAPLTDGTLERTGKGLLAHLSLLFVPAGAGVIGRLDVLAAHGLALAVSLVVSTAVALVATVLTFSTVAKFVAKRTGR, translated from the coding sequence ATGATCCTCAGCCTGACCCTTCTGCTGCTCTGCCAGCTCGCCGGCGAGATCCTGGCCCGCGCCTTCGCGCTGCCGGTCCCGGGCCCGGTGGTCGGCATGGCCCTGCTCCTCGCGGTGCTCGCCTTGCGCGACCGGCGGCCCGGCGGGCTGCCGGCGCCGCTGACCGACGGCACGCTGGAGCGCACCGGCAAGGGACTGCTCGCCCATCTCTCGCTGCTGTTCGTGCCGGCGGGCGCCGGGGTGATCGGCCGGCTCGACGTGCTGGCCGCCCACGGCCTTGCGCTTGCGGTCTCGCTCGTGGTCTCGACGGCGGTCGCCCTCGTCGCCACGGTGCTGACCTTCTCCACCGTCGCCAAGTTCGTCGCCAAGCGGACCGGGCGATGA
- a CDS encoding LrgB family protein, producing the protein MTGDFALWVFLSRTPLLWLTVTLTAYVVADRVSAATGRHPLANPVLHAIWMVGLVLVVTRTPYSVYFEGAQFVHFLLGPATVALAIPLYEHRKTVTRVLVPMLAALLVGSTAALVTGIGTAKLLGVPDPILIALAPKSVTASVAMGITSALGGDPTLTAVLVILTGILGAIMVTPLLDRLGITDYRARGFAAGLAAHGIGTARAFQVSEVAGTFAGIAMGLNAFLTAVLVPLALGFLR; encoded by the coding sequence ATGACCGGGGATTTCGCCCTCTGGGTGTTCCTGTCGCGTACGCCGCTCCTGTGGCTCACCGTGACGCTCACGGCCTACGTCGTCGCCGACCGGGTCTCCGCCGCCACCGGGCGCCACCCCCTGGCGAACCCGGTGCTGCACGCGATCTGGATGGTCGGCCTGGTGCTGGTCGTCACCCGCACGCCCTACTCGGTGTATTTCGAGGGCGCGCAGTTCGTGCACTTCCTGCTCGGCCCCGCCACGGTGGCGCTGGCGATCCCGCTCTACGAGCACCGCAAGACCGTGACGCGGGTCCTGGTGCCGATGCTCGCCGCGCTTCTCGTCGGCTCCACCGCCGCCCTCGTCACCGGCATCGGCACGGCGAAGCTCCTCGGCGTGCCGGACCCGATCCTGATCGCGCTGGCGCCGAAATCCGTCACCGCCAGCGTCGCCATGGGCATCACCTCGGCGCTCGGCGGCGACCCGACGCTGACCGCCGTGCTGGTGATCCTCACCGGCATCCTCGGCGCCATCATGGTGACGCCGCTCCTCGACCGTCTCGGCATCACGGATTACCGCGCCCGCGGCTTCGCGGCGGGGCTCGCCGCCCACGGCATCGGCACCGCCCGGGCCTTCCAGGTCAGCGAGGTCGCCGGCACCTTCGCGGGCATCGCCATGGGCCTCAACGCCTTTCTCACCGCGGTGCTGGTGCCGCTGGCGCTGGGATTCCTGCGCTAA
- a CDS encoding bifunctional folylpolyglutamate synthase/dihydrofolate synthase, with translation MFSPPLSDPSPLPATLDRLDRLTDWEKRPRGGMRVGLAPMRDLLARLGAPQASLRVIHVGGTKGKGSVCALIEAGLMRAGLRVGRYASPHVESVTERVCLQGRPVADAALARALTRALDAHEAARRDGTAGADATWFDVLTAAGLAIFGEAGLDWAVIEVGLGGRLDSTNAVDGEVAVVTNVGLEHTEILGQTRAAIAAEKVGILKPGAALVTTLDPDDEAGAVAAARAAALACPILRPAIPPGAPIAEENAALAGLVLDHLGRRGARGRDCLPLRAALLDAEARAGARLPGRLERRTIPTAAGPVPVVLDGAHVPFNLAAVLRDLARAPDLSGPCIALVAMAADKDAAGFLSALARSAEAVVCTEMPERRGHGAAALRALAAAAGLEAEAMATPEAGLAQAADLAAARGGWLLVTGSLHLVGALRGSTQA, from the coding sequence ATGTTCTCGCCCCCGCTCTCCGACCCGTCTCCCCTGCCCGCCACCCTGGACCGCCTCGACCGCCTGACCGACTGGGAGAAGCGGCCGCGGGGCGGGATGCGGGTCGGGCTCGCTCCGATGCGCGACCTGCTGGCCCGGCTCGGCGCGCCGCAGGCCTCCTTGCGGGTGATCCATGTCGGCGGCACCAAGGGCAAAGGCTCGGTCTGCGCGCTGATCGAGGCCGGGCTGATGCGGGCGGGCCTCCGGGTCGGACGCTACGCCTCGCCCCACGTCGAATCGGTGACCGAGCGGGTCTGCCTCCAGGGCCGGCCGGTCGCGGATGCCGCCCTCGCGCGGGCGCTGACCCGGGCGCTCGACGCCCACGAGGCGGCGCGCCGCGACGGCACGGCGGGCGCGGACGCGACCTGGTTCGACGTGCTGACCGCCGCCGGCCTCGCGATCTTCGGCGAGGCCGGGCTCGACTGGGCGGTGATCGAGGTCGGGCTCGGCGGGCGCCTCGATTCGACCAATGCGGTGGATGGCGAGGTTGCGGTCGTCACCAATGTCGGCCTCGAACATACCGAAATTCTGGGGCAGACCCGCGCGGCCATCGCGGCCGAGAAGGTCGGCATCCTCAAGCCCGGGGCGGCCCTCGTCACCACGCTCGACCCCGACGACGAGGCCGGGGCGGTCGCCGCCGCCCGCGCCGCCGCGCTCGCATGCCCGATCCTGCGGCCGGCGATCCCGCCGGGCGCCCCGATCGCCGAGGAGAACGCGGCCCTCGCCGGCCTCGTCCTCGACCATCTCGGCCGCCGCGGCGCGCGCGGGCGCGACTGCCTCCCGTTGCGCGCCGCTCTCCTCGACGCGGAAGCCCGTGCCGGCGCCCGCCTGCCCGGGCGGCTCGAACGGCGGACGATTCCAACGGCGGCCGGCCCGGTGCCGGTGGTGCTCGACGGCGCCCACGTCCCGTTCAACCTCGCGGCGGTCCTGCGCGACCTCGCCCGCGCGCCCGACCTCTCCGGCCCCTGCATCGCGCTCGTGGCGATGGCGGCGGACAAGGATGCGGCGGGCTTCCTCTCGGCGCTCGCCCGGTCCGCCGAGGCGGTCGTCTGCACCGAGATGCCGGAGCGGCGCGGCCACGGCGCCGCTGCGCTCCGGGCGCTCGCCGCCGCCGCGGGTCTGGAGGCCGAGGCGATGGCGACCCCGGAGGCCGGCCTCGCCCAGGCGGCGGACCTCGCGGCGGCGCGCGGCGGCTGGCTTCTGGTGACGGGCTCGCTCCACCTCGTCGGGGCGTTGCGGGGATCGACGCAGGCTTAG
- a CDS encoding Lrp/AsnC family transcriptional regulator yields MPARLDAIDWAILRELQADGSITNVELARRVGLSAPPCLRRVRALEEAGIIRGYRALLEPKALGYEVVCFAMVQLAAQGQAELAAFAAQMRDWPMVRECWTLSGETDFLLKCVAPNLGAFQQLVGHLTGLPNVRTVRTALALDQIKDEPIAPLDGAAPDA; encoded by the coding sequence TTGCCCGCCCGCCTCGACGCCATCGACTGGGCGATCCTCCGGGAGCTGCAGGCCGACGGCTCCATCACCAACGTGGAGCTGGCCCGCCGCGTCGGCCTGTCGGCGCCGCCCTGCCTGCGCCGGGTCCGGGCGCTGGAGGAGGCCGGGATCATCCGCGGCTACCGCGCCCTGCTGGAGCCGAAGGCGCTGGGCTACGAGGTGGTGTGCTTCGCCATGGTGCAGCTCGCCGCGCAGGGCCAGGCGGAGCTCGCCGCCTTCGCGGCGCAGATGCGCGACTGGCCGATGGTGCGGGAATGCTGGACGCTCTCGGGCGAGACCGATTTCCTGCTCAAATGCGTCGCGCCGAATCTCGGCGCCTTCCAGCAGCTCGTCGGCCATCTGACCGGCCTGCCCAACGTGCGCACCGTGCGGACCGCGCTCGCCCTCGACCAGATCAAGGACGAGCCGATCGCACCCCTCGACGGAGCCGCGCCGGACGCGTGA
- a CDS encoding glycosyltransferase family 4 protein: MPAERPVVVVTGALAPYTQVLYRALAAALDRPLTVLACAAREPARQWDLAAADGYRFAVLPGLRWHRDAVRNLYVNPSVVPRLAQMRPSAVILNDFSPTMAMAALTARALRIPYAIRTDGVPETDPGARSAAHRVLRRVIVPGAAFGLAASEGSRTLLSSYGLAPERIHRAPLFPAWEPAPPLPDPETRPYDVLFCGILNEEVKGARFFTDVMRACAAAGRPLRVRVAGDGPLRAEMAARLDEAGIPARFDGYLAQSALAEAHTSARLLLFPSRGDVWGIVVNEALQSGTAVLASPHSGAARELLEARGCGTVRPLDVADWAGTTLALLDDPGGRARLREAAERALPDVSLARAVEAYRAGLASVA; this comes from the coding sequence GTGCCCGCTGAGCGTCCCGTCGTGGTGGTGACCGGCGCGCTCGCCCCCTACACCCAGGTGCTGTACCGGGCGCTCGCCGCCGCCCTCGACCGGCCGCTCACCGTGCTCGCCTGCGCGGCCCGGGAGCCCGCCCGGCAATGGGACCTGGCGGCGGCGGACGGCTACCGCTTCGCCGTGCTGCCGGGCCTGCGCTGGCACCGCGACGCGGTCCGCAACCTCTACGTCAATCCGAGCGTCGTCCCGCGCCTCGCGCAAATGCGGCCCTCGGCGGTGATCCTCAACGACTTCTCGCCCACCATGGCGATGGCAGCGCTGACCGCCCGGGCCCTGCGCATCCCCTACGCGATCCGGACCGACGGGGTACCGGAGACCGATCCCGGCGCCCGGTCCGCGGCGCACCGCGTCTTGCGCCGGGTGATCGTGCCGGGCGCCGCCTTCGGCCTCGCCGCGAGCGAGGGCAGCCGGACTTTGCTCTCCTCCTACGGGCTCGCCCCCGAGAGAATCCACCGCGCACCGCTCTTCCCGGCCTGGGAGCCCGCGCCGCCCCTGCCCGATCCCGAGACCCGGCCCTACGACGTCCTGTTCTGCGGCATCCTCAACGAGGAGGTGAAGGGCGCGCGGTTCTTCACCGACGTGATGCGGGCCTGCGCCGCCGCCGGGCGCCCGTTGCGGGTGCGGGTGGCCGGCGATGGCCCGCTCCGCGCCGAGATGGCGGCGCGCCTTGACGAGGCCGGCATCCCGGCCCGGTTCGACGGCTACCTCGCGCAATCGGCCCTGGCCGAGGCCCATACCTCCGCCCGGCTGCTGCTGTTCCCGAGCCGCGGCGACGTCTGGGGCATCGTGGTCAACGAGGCGTTGCAGAGCGGCACCGCCGTCCTCGCCTCGCCCCATTCGGGCGCCGCCCGCGAATTGCTGGAGGCCCGCGGCTGCGGCACGGTGCGGCCGCTGGATGTCGCGGACTGGGCGGGCACGACGCTGGCGCTCCTCGACGATCCCGGAGGGCGGGCGCGCCTGCGGGAGGCGGCGGAGCGGGCGCTGCCGGATGTCTCTCTGGCGCGCGCGGTCGAGGCGTATCGGGCGGGGTTGGCGTCGGTGGCGTGA
- a CDS encoding polysaccharide deacetylase family protein, with protein sequence MVADGMLHSLKTLARDNPVVRALLLRGLSRWRRLTHAPPGLYTLCYHHVPERHRAGFAAQVAFLQRHGRFVGADEAVALLSSGEIARERHFLVTFDDGYADTVEVALPVLRAAGVPAILFLVGDWLDAPPENPPGPYAGRALVDDWLAAGMEIGSHSASHARIATLDDAEAEREIAGSRTALEAALGRPIRHFACPWGVAERDYRPGRDPALARGAGYTTFFTTRRGVATGADDAFAMPRHVLEPEWPLHELDALMGAPRAR encoded by the coding sequence ATGGTGGCGGACGGGATGCTGCACTCCCTCAAGACCCTCGCCCGCGACAATCCCGTGGTCCGGGCCCTGCTGCTGCGCGGGCTTTCGCGCTGGCGGCGCCTCACCCATGCCCCGCCGGGCCTCTACACCCTGTGCTACCACCACGTCCCGGAGCGTCATCGCGCCGGGTTCGCGGCGCAGGTCGCCTTCTTGCAGCGGCACGGCCGCTTCGTCGGGGCGGACGAGGCGGTGGCGCTCCTGTCGTCCGGCGAGATCGCGCGGGAGCGGCACTTCCTCGTCACCTTCGACGACGGCTATGCCGACACGGTCGAGGTCGCCTTGCCGGTCCTGCGCGCCGCCGGGGTGCCGGCGATCCTGTTCCTCGTCGGCGACTGGCTCGATGCCCCCCCGGAGAACCCACCCGGCCCCTATGCCGGCCGGGCCCTGGTGGACGACTGGCTCGCCGCCGGGATGGAGATCGGCTCGCACAGCGCGAGCCACGCCCGCATCGCCACCCTCGACGATGCCGAGGCCGAGCGGGAGATCGCCGGGTCGCGGACCGCGCTCGAAGCCGCCCTGGGCCGGCCGATCCGGCACTTCGCCTGCCCCTGGGGCGTCGCGGAGCGCGATTACCGGCCGGGCCGCGACCCCGCCCTGGCGCGCGGCGCGGGCTACACCACCTTCTTCACCACCCGCCGCGGCGTCGCCACCGGCGCCGACGATGCTTTCGCGATGCCCCGCCACGTCCTCGAGCCGGAATGGCCCCTGCACGAGCTCGACGCCCTGATGGGAGCCCCCCGTGCCCGCTGA
- a CDS encoding lipid II:glycine glycyltransferase FemX, producing MTKTERETGLRVLAVTDVPTWDEAVWEQARGSIFAASGWGTYKSRRGAAIERLSVVDENGDVMGLAQVQRRRRGPVRHFYVQGGPLLTAKGERHGEAVLRALLAHLDLGPLDLLVADANRTESPGTVLGLLATGFRPVTTAGRHTLEVDLAGGLDAVQAGMEQRWRKALRKAERNPALTVRFLDDPAERLAAFDAFTTMYALLKSRKGFSNDFDPGAYRDLAANDPRHVMLEVRDGEELCLVRIAHLSRDRFTDFFTASTERAKANAAAYLAVWSFIRRAAEEGCRIFDFGGIDPAGNRGVYDFKRGLTRNVASSGPLWLHGRHRLVTAAAGAVLAR from the coding sequence ATGACCAAGACGGAACGTGAGACGGGATTGCGGGTCCTGGCGGTCACCGATGTCCCGACCTGGGACGAAGCCGTGTGGGAGCAAGCCCGCGGCAGCATTTTCGCGGCGTCGGGCTGGGGTACCTACAAGTCCCGGCGCGGCGCGGCCATCGAGCGGCTGAGCGTCGTCGACGAGAACGGCGACGTGATGGGCCTGGCACAGGTGCAGCGCCGCCGCCGCGGCCCGGTCCGGCATTTCTACGTCCAGGGCGGGCCGCTCCTGACCGCGAAGGGCGAGCGCCACGGCGAGGCCGTCCTGCGCGCGCTCCTCGCCCATCTGGACCTCGGGCCGCTGGATCTGCTGGTGGCGGATGCCAACCGTACCGAGAGCCCAGGCACGGTGCTGGGCCTGCTGGCGACGGGGTTCCGGCCTGTCACGACCGCCGGCAGGCATACCCTGGAGGTGGACCTCGCCGGCGGCCTCGACGCGGTGCAGGCCGGGATGGAGCAGCGCTGGCGCAAGGCCCTGCGCAAGGCCGAGCGCAACCCGGCCCTGACGGTGCGCTTCCTCGACGACCCGGCCGAGCGGCTGGCCGCCTTCGACGCCTTCACGACGATGTATGCCTTGCTCAAGAGCCGCAAGGGCTTCTCGAACGACTTCGATCCCGGAGCCTACCGCGACCTCGCGGCGAACGATCCGCGCCACGTCATGCTCGAAGTGCGGGACGGCGAGGAACTGTGCCTGGTGCGGATCGCGCATCTCAGCCGCGACCGCTTCACCGACTTCTTCACCGCCTCGACCGAACGGGCCAAGGCGAATGCCGCCGCCTATCTGGCCGTATGGAGCTTCATCCGCCGCGCCGCCGAGGAGGGGTGCCGGATCTTCGATTTCGGCGGCATCGACCCGGCCGGCAACCGGGGCGTCTACGACTTCAAGCGCGGGCTCACCCGCAACGTCGCGTCGAGCGGGCCGCTCTGGCTCCATGGCCGCCACCGCCTCGTCACGGCGGCGGCCGGGGCGGTGCTCGCCCGGTGA
- a CDS encoding lipopolysaccharide biosynthesis protein — protein MTVSSALRARLRGPALLSLLDQGAVSGFGFLAGIAAARLVDMEGFGRFALVLIVAGFAQGLHNALVTAPLMTLAGSVRDPARYAASVGAGAVALAAVLSLGVAGVLALYFSARGEEVPVGLVAAAGALTLSQNLQLTARRLLFAYDGGSRALAMDVARAAAAPLTVAVLWAAGIPLDAAGLVAVLAVTAFLTTLPVLLRQAPRTGRRRLALTARRHWQMARWLLPVVLVTFGQEQLIWILAGGALGDEALGGLRAAQYLVGLVLLMLAATENVVPTGAGRAYETGGEPALRAYLLGVTRRLGVPVGFLLAVVAFPADLWLRLVFGAPYAAYASCLRWLALGVVFIFLRDMVAQIFRARRRTDVIFRAFAASLAVSLVLIQPLLARYGAVGAAAVVALAHGASLVALVAALAKAPAPRAPSHTAQASSPESPRC, from the coding sequence GTGACGGTCTCGTCCGCCCTCCGGGCCCGCTTGCGCGGCCCGGCCCTGCTCTCGCTCCTCGACCAGGGGGCCGTGAGCGGCTTCGGCTTCCTCGCCGGCATCGCGGCGGCGCGCCTGGTCGACATGGAGGGGTTCGGGCGCTTCGCCCTCGTGCTCATCGTCGCGGGCTTCGCGCAGGGGCTGCACAATGCGCTGGTCACCGCGCCGCTGATGACGCTCGCCGGCTCCGTCCGCGATCCGGCCCGCTACGCCGCTTCGGTCGGCGCCGGCGCCGTCGCGCTGGCGGCGGTCTTGAGCCTCGGGGTCGCGGGGGTGCTCGCCCTGTACTTCTCGGCCCGCGGCGAGGAGGTCCCGGTCGGCCTCGTCGCGGCCGCCGGCGCGCTCACCCTGTCGCAGAACCTCCAGCTCACCGCCCGGCGGCTGCTCTTCGCCTATGACGGGGGCTCCAGGGCCCTCGCGATGGACGTGGCCCGGGCCGCGGCGGCCCCGCTTACGGTCGCCGTTCTGTGGGCGGCCGGGATCCCGCTCGATGCGGCGGGGCTCGTCGCCGTCCTGGCCGTGACGGCGTTCCTGACGACGCTGCCCGTGCTCCTCCGCCAAGCCCCCCGCACCGGGCGCCGGCGCCTCGCGCTGACCGCCCGACGCCACTGGCAGATGGCCCGCTGGCTGCTGCCGGTCGTCCTCGTCACCTTCGGGCAGGAGCAGCTGATCTGGATCCTGGCCGGCGGTGCCCTCGGCGACGAAGCCCTCGGGGGCTTGCGGGCGGCCCAGTACCTCGTCGGCCTCGTGCTGCTGATGCTCGCCGCCACCGAGAACGTGGTGCCGACGGGCGCCGGCCGCGCCTACGAGACCGGCGGCGAGCCGGCGCTGCGGGCCTATCTCCTCGGCGTCACCCGGCGCCTCGGGGTTCCGGTGGGCTTCCTCCTCGCCGTCGTGGCTTTCCCGGCGGATCTCTGGCTGCGCCTCGTCTTCGGTGCGCCCTACGCCGCCTACGCATCCTGCCTGCGCTGGCTGGCGCTCGGCGTGGTCTTCATCTTCCTGCGGGACATGGTGGCACAGATCTTCCGGGCGCGGCGTCGCACCGACGTGATCTTTCGTGCCTTCGCGGCCAGCCTCGCGGTGTCGCTGGTGCTGATCCAGCCGCTGCTCGCCCGCTACGGCGCCGTGGGTGCCGCGGCGGTCGTGGCCCTGGCGCACGGCGCCTCGCTCGTCGCCCTCGTGGCGGCCCTGGCGAAAGCCCCGGCGCCCCGAGCCCCGAGCCACACGGCCCAGGCCTCGAGCCCGGAGAGCCCGCGATGCTGA